A stretch of the Capsicum annuum cultivar UCD-10X-F1 chromosome 8, UCD10Xv1.1, whole genome shotgun sequence genome encodes the following:
- the LOC107857211 gene encoding non-specific lipid-transfer protein 1-like, which produces MKAVAVVLVLLMLAAVQLAMAARLEQEGGITCSRVDASLAPCITFLTQGGEPGAACCSGVNTLKGIPGSTNEERLVCNCVRAAVNRYSNLKDDAAQVLPRKCSVSLNYPISRTYNCDPFA; this is translated from the exons ATGAAGGCTGTTGCAGTAGTACTAGTTCTACTTATGCTAGCCGCGGTTCAGCTAGCAATGGCTGCACGGCTAGAACAAGAAGGCGGAATTACTTGTAGTCGAGTAGATGCCAGTTTGGCACCCTGTATCACGTTCCTGACACAGGGTGGAGAGCCCGGTGCAGCCTGTTGCAGCGGGGTCAACACCTTGAAGGGTATACCTGGGTCCACTAATGAGGAGAGGCTTGTTTGCAATTGTGTTAGGGCTGCAGTGAATCGATACTCCAACCTTAAAGATGATGCTGCACAGGTTCTCCCCAGAAAGTGCAGCGTATCGCTCAACTACCCTATCTCCAGGACCTACAACTGTGACCC ATTCGCTTAA
- the LOC107860632 gene encoding acidic leucine-rich nuclear phosphoprotein 32 family member A-like, protein MKEDKSQEKSGKEAAAKAEKKATADKEGKEKEKSDEEADKQEAEKEASDDGKEEDEEKIIAAGEEREEAGEEKEAEEAPYVADVDTEGEEGENEETTVVVEKKRSEADQKDVMDIVDKINSNICADEEHREKDI, encoded by the coding sequence atgaaagaagataagagccaagaaaAAAGTGGAAAAGAAGCAGCTGCAAAAGCTGAAAAAAAAGCAACAGCAGATAAAGAaggcaaggaaaaagaaaaatctgATGAAGAAGCTGACAAACAAGAAGCTGAGAAAGAAGCATCAGATGatggaaaagaagaagatgaggaaAAAATAATTGCTGCAggtgaagaaagagaagaagctGGGGAAGAAAAGGAAGCTGAAGAAGCACCATATGTTGCAGATGTTGATacagaaggagaagaaggtgagaatgaagaaACAACTGTAGTTGTAGAGAAAAAAAGATCTGAAGCTGACCAAAAAGATGTCATGGATATCGTTGATAAAATCAACAGTAACATTTGTGCTGATGAGGAACATAgggaaaaagacatttga
- the LOC107857210 gene encoding non-specific lipid-transfer protein 1, producing the protein MKVVAAVVVVVLAVVQLAMVARGAVTCAQVDANLAPCVPFLTQGGEPGASCCSGVKTLNGLAQSTDERRTTCNCVKAAANRYPNLKDDAAQSLPSKCGVSLNVPISRTINCDTIS; encoded by the exons ATGAAGGTTGTTGCAGCAGTAGTTGTAGTTGTACTAGCCGTGGTACAACTAGCAATGGTTGCTCGGGGCGCAGTCACTTGTGCCCAAGTGGATGCTAATTTGGCACCCTGTGTTCCGTTCCTGACACAAGGTGGCGAACCCGGTGCATCCTGCTGCAGTGGGGTGAAAACCTTGAATGGTTTAGCTCAGTCGACTGATGAGAGGAGGACTACTTGCAACTGTGTTAAGGCTGCAGCAAATCGATACCCCAACCTTAAAGATGATGCTGCGCAGTCTCTCCCTAGCAAGTGTGGTGTATCCCTCAACGTTCCTATCTCTAGGACCATCAACTGTGACAC AATAAGTTAA